From Anaerohalosphaera lusitana, one genomic window encodes:
- the tilS gene encoding tRNA lysidine(34) synthetase TilS encodes MNEFERKIADFVRSEGLIGAGERVLAAVSGGADSVALLRVLQAMRDEGAEFEVAVGHVNHNLRGAASDGDEAFVKVLAERMGVEVRSESVDTVGHAKKHRVSTETAARRLRMEGLGRMADELGCGLIATAHHMDDNAETVVHRLMRGTGYRGLGGIWPRKVFGSGRRYVRPLLCVRRREIVDYCTDKGVEWRHDHTNDELVYTRNRIRHAVLPGLEAESEGDLVRELFGLSTAARGMTERIEREAKRCWGRIVRAESGDRVVMDRAGFAELTRGVRQAVARRAIVRIGCGERDITRVHYESIFELAGNASGRIELPGGYEVVSEGDMVVFGKVREQREAVHPARQVLAVEGVTQFGIWEIRAEVLGADEVDMAAVEGNADRRVEYFDADRVEGEIMVRCREDGDRFRPIWGRGVKKVGKFLTDLKANERERGEVVVFEDSEGDILWVGPLRASEKAKVRADTRRVLRVEMDRAGQK; translated from the coding sequence ATGAACGAATTTGAGCGTAAAATTGCGGATTTTGTGCGGTCGGAGGGGCTGATCGGGGCCGGTGAGCGAGTGCTGGCGGCGGTTTCGGGGGGTGCGGATTCGGTTGCGCTTTTGCGGGTTCTCCAGGCGATGCGGGATGAGGGAGCGGAGTTTGAGGTTGCGGTCGGGCATGTCAATCACAATCTGCGGGGGGCGGCGTCGGACGGGGACGAGGCGTTCGTAAAAGTATTGGCGGAGCGGATGGGGGTTGAGGTGCGGAGCGAGTCGGTGGATACGGTGGGTCATGCGAAAAAACACCGGGTTTCTACGGAGACGGCGGCGAGGCGGCTGAGGATGGAGGGGCTGGGGCGGATGGCGGATGAACTGGGGTGCGGATTGATCGCGACGGCGCATCATATGGATGACAATGCGGAGACGGTGGTGCATCGGCTGATGCGGGGGACGGGGTATCGGGGCCTGGGCGGGATATGGCCGAGGAAGGTATTTGGGTCGGGTAGGCGTTATGTGCGGCCGTTGCTGTGCGTGCGGAGGCGGGAAATCGTGGATTACTGTACTGATAAGGGGGTTGAGTGGCGGCACGATCATACGAATGATGAGCTGGTTTATACGCGGAACAGAATCCGGCACGCGGTTTTGCCGGGGCTGGAGGCGGAGAGTGAGGGGGATCTGGTGCGGGAGCTGTTCGGGCTCAGTACGGCGGCGCGGGGGATGACGGAGCGGATTGAGCGGGAGGCGAAGCGGTGCTGGGGGCGGATCGTGCGGGCCGAGAGCGGGGATCGGGTGGTGATGGATCGCGCGGGGTTTGCGGAGTTGACGCGGGGGGTGCGGCAGGCGGTGGCGCGGCGGGCGATCGTGCGGATCGGGTGCGGGGAGAGGGATATTACGCGGGTGCATTATGAGAGCATTTTTGAGCTAGCTGGGAATGCGAGCGGGCGGATCGAACTGCCGGGCGGGTATGAGGTGGTGAGCGAGGGGGATATGGTCGTTTTCGGGAAGGTGAGAGAACAGAGGGAGGCTGTGCATCCGGCGAGACAAGTGCTTGCGGTGGAGGGAGTTACGCAATTTGGGATATGGGAGATCAGGGCGGAGGTGCTGGGGGCGGATGAGGTCGATATGGCGGCGGTGGAGGGTAATGCTGATCGGCGGGTAGAGTATTTCGATGCGGACAGGGTCGAGGGGGAGATCATGGTGCGGTGTCGGGAGGATGGGGACAGGTTTCGACCGATCTGGGGGCGAGGGGTGAAGAAGGTGGGCAAGTTTTTGACGGATCTGAAGGCGAACGAGCGGGAGCGGGGAGAGGTAGTTGTTTTTGAGGACAGCGAGGGCGATATTCTGTGGGTCGGGCCTTTGCGGGCGAGCGAAAAGGCGAAGGTGCGGGCGGATACGAGGCGGGTTTTGCGGGTTGAGATGGATAGAGCGGGACAAAAGTGA
- a CDS encoding SGNH/GDSL hydrolase family protein, with product MSFLRMCFVFGLVTAVLGVAVAEEAGGMVWRDGSELRIDGKGWSDTPTPYSRLPERAEEKVRKPVWDRSLKSAGLVIHFNTDARKISFKWTLTSGSLAMHHMPATGVSGLDLYVKNADGKWLYVRNARPTGKSSTGSVNIWDAEKGNMREYKLYLPLYNGIESLQIGVPEGAKFEQPDVSDAKPIVYYGTSITQGACASRPGMAFAAMIERELGVPLINLGFSGNGRMEPEVAELLAELDPQVYVVDCLWNLTRAEDETIQERARNLIWKIRSKHAETPILFVGQSNFRGLRTGKTEALLEELEKAGDNRVENVHFLPGRDLLGDDGDGTVDGVHPNDLGMRRHADVLIPAIRELIAEEPEPKDAGEAKSD from the coding sequence ATGTCATTTTTGAGAATGTGTTTTGTGTTCGGTCTGGTAACTGCTGTTTTGGGGGTTGCTGTTGCCGAGGAGGCCGGGGGGATGGTCTGGCGTGACGGGAGCGAGCTTCGGATAGACGGCAAGGGCTGGTCGGACACGCCGACGCCCTACTCACGGCTGCCTGAGCGTGCTGAGGAGAAGGTGCGGAAGCCGGTATGGGATCGGTCGCTGAAATCAGCGGGGCTGGTGATACATTTCAATACGGATGCGAGGAAAATATCGTTCAAATGGACACTTACAAGCGGCAGTCTTGCGATGCACCACATGCCGGCGACGGGGGTTTCGGGGCTGGATCTTTATGTCAAGAATGCGGACGGGAAGTGGTTGTACGTGCGCAATGCCAGGCCCACCGGGAAGAGCAGTACGGGTAGTGTAAATATCTGGGACGCTGAAAAAGGCAATATGAGGGAGTATAAGCTGTATCTGCCGCTGTATAATGGTATCGAGTCCTTGCAGATCGGTGTGCCGGAGGGGGCGAAGTTCGAGCAGCCCGATGTGAGCGATGCTAAGCCGATCGTTTATTACGGTACGTCGATAACGCAGGGGGCGTGTGCTTCGCGGCCGGGGATGGCGTTTGCGGCGATGATCGAGAGGGAGCTTGGTGTTCCGTTGATCAATCTGGGGTTCAGCGGCAACGGCAGGATGGAGCCTGAGGTGGCAGAACTGCTGGCGGAGCTTGATCCGCAGGTTTATGTGGTGGACTGTCTGTGGAACCTGACGAGGGCGGAGGACGAGACGATCCAGGAACGGGCGAGGAACCTTATATGGAAGATACGCAGCAAGCATGCCGAGACGCCGATACTGTTTGTGGGGCAGTCGAATTTCAGGGGGCTGCGGACGGGTAAGACCGAGGCACTGCTGGAGGAGCTGGAGAAAGCCGGCGATAACAGGGTTGAAAACGTGCATTTTCTGCCTGGGCGTGATCTGCTGGGCGATGATGGGGACGGGACGGTTGACGGGGTCCACCCGAACGATCTGGGGATGAGACGGCATGCGGATGTGCTGATACCGGCGATCCGGGAGCTTATTGCGGAGGAGCCTGAACCGAAAGATGCCGGCGAAGCGAAATCTGATTGA
- a CDS encoding tetratricopeptide repeat protein gives MTKTIYSLTLILLVVMAAGCGEQVQKELYEEPSGRVVQEGISFAAPTAEEVELVEYMAAQRSSYRKSLQALADYYKRTGDATKLRWARQEVDALNEVPRYSYIMAAETVDIGQRAVNEIEAANQLYNEGLSIYRSTAFVPVLADEGKLRQALAKFNAVISRYPTSDKVDDAAYRAGRIYEHFDNYEIAVTYYKRAFKWDPNTPYPVRYRAAFLLDHRLHDRKEALTLYRDAVEKESSYFDNMEYARNRILQLTQPEREVSPEVEETEPVEGQVTQ, from the coding sequence ATGACTAAGACGATTTACAGTTTGACGCTTATTTTGCTGGTGGTTATGGCGGCTGGTTGCGGTGAGCAGGTTCAAAAGGAGCTTTACGAGGAGCCGAGCGGCAGGGTCGTGCAGGAGGGGATCAGCTTTGCGGCACCGACAGCGGAAGAGGTTGAGCTGGTGGAATACATGGCGGCACAGCGGAGCTCGTATCGCAAGTCGCTGCAGGCGCTGGCGGATTACTATAAAAGAACTGGCGATGCTACAAAACTTCGCTGGGCAAGGCAGGAGGTCGATGCGTTGAACGAGGTTCCGCGGTACAGCTATATTATGGCGGCGGAGACGGTTGATATCGGTCAGCGGGCGGTCAACGAGATCGAGGCTGCGAATCAGCTTTACAACGAGGGGCTGAGCATTTACCGCAGTACGGCGTTTGTGCCTGTGCTGGCGGATGAGGGCAAGCTGAGGCAGGCGCTGGCGAAGTTCAACGCTGTCATAAGTCGTTATCCGACAAGCGATAAGGTCGATGATGCGGCGTATCGCGCGGGCAGGATATATGAGCATTTCGACAATTACGAGATCGCTGTGACGTACTACAAGCGTGCGTTCAAGTGGGATCCGAATACGCCTTATCCGGTGCGATATCGGGCGGCGTTTTTGCTGGATCATCGGCTGCACGACCGTAAGGAGGCGTTGACGCTTTACCGCGATGCGGTTGAGAAAGAGTCCAGCTATTTTGACAACATGGAATATGCACGCAACAGGATACTGCAACTGACGCAGCCGGAGCGGGAGGTGAGCCCGGAGGTTGAGGAGACCGAGCCTGTCGAGGGTCAGGTGACACAGTAA